CGGGTTTCTTCTCAGATTCGAGCGGTTTAGCCGGATCAAGCGCGTACGTATAACGCGCCGTCGCAATGGCCAGGACCAAAATGACGAGAATCGGGATACCCCACCAAATAATCTCCAGTTTAGTACTGTGAGACCATATGGGCTGGTAGGGCGCATTGTTGTTCTTCTTGTCGCGGAAGCGCCATACAATCCAGGCCGTAAGAAGCAGAACCGGGACCAATATAATAAGACAGAGCAGTATCGTGAAATTGATCAAATCACGCTGCTGGGCGCCAATTGGCCCCTTCGGATCGAAGACGATCATCGACTCGCAGCCCGTGGTTAGCGTGAAAATGCCCGCGACGACGCCAAGCGCGGTAAAGCCTCGCAGCATATTCGCAATTTTCATAAGTCCCTCATCTCCTAAGCAGTACTGAGCATTCACTTATTTAGCCTCAGGGATGTCATTAACATGTATAGTGTCCGTAATAATTTGAAAAATATAACATATTTCAACTTTATTTCTAAAATAGTTTGTATACGCTATTGTCTGCCTCGAAGCCAGTTTATCGAATCCGGTGTTATCTTTAAAAGAATTTATGCTACTAAGAAGGAAATAACCGATTCATATCGAATAGTTGTTATTTGAAACTTATGAATTGCATACACTGCTAAATTAGGTGCCCTTGTGAAGACAAGGGGTAACAGGGAATCGGGTGCAAATCCCGAGCGGTCCCGCCACTGTAATCGGGGAGTTACTCTCAGGCGAAGTCACTCGTAATCATACGGGGAAGACGAGAGAAAACGAAGAACCGAGAGCCAGGAGACCTACCTAATTTAAACACCCACAAGCCTTCGCGGAAAGGAGAGGTGTACGAAACCATGTGCCGACTATTTTTCTTCATAGCCGTCTATTGAAGCGTACTCCGTAACCAATCCAATCTTGGGTTGGTTTTTTTGTTGTTCGATCCATTTTAGTTACAGGAGGAAATGCAAATGAAAGTCCAAAAAACAGCGAGCACCTTATTATTAATTCTAGGGTTTACCCTGTACTTTGCCGTAAATGAACCTCAGTCCGCTTATGCCATGCATATTATGGAGGGTTTTCTTCCCTTGGGTTGGGCAATTTTTTGGTGGGTTTTGTTCTTGCCGTTCTTTATATTGGGGCTGCGGGCGTTGATCAGAATAACAAAGGAAACACCCGAGTTGAAAATTATGCTGGGCTTAGCCGGCGCGTTTACATTCGTCCTTTCGGCGCTTAAGATCCCGTCGGTTACAGGCAGCAGCTCGCATCCGACCGGGACCGGTCTCGGAGCGGTTATGTTTGGGGCGCTGCCTATGAGCGTGCTTGGCTCCATCGTCTTGTTATTCCAGGCTTTGCTGCTCGCGCACGGTGGCTTAACCACATTGGGGGCCAACGCTTTCTCGATGGCTGTCATTGGACCGATCATTGGCTATACCGTTTATAAAGGAATGATGAAGTCGACGGGGAAGCAGAAGCTGGCTATTTTTACGGCTGCCGCATCGGCCGATTTATCCACCTATGTCGTCACTTCCATCCAAATGGCATTAGCGTTTCCGGCGGAGAGCGGCGGGATCCTGGTCTCTTTTGTTAAGTTCGGCGGCATATTTGCACTAACTCAAATCCCTTTAGCGATAAGTGAAGGTATTCTGACCGTATTGATTTGGAACTGGCTGCAAACCTACAGCTCGGAGGAGCTGTCCGTACTGCAGCGTAAAATGAAAGGAGCAAATCAATCATGACAAATCGAAGCAAAAATATATTGATGTTACTGGCTGTGATCCTGCTCGCTGTTCTCCCCCTGCTCTTCGTCAATGGTGACTTTGGCGGAGCAGACGATGCCGCGGAGCAAGCGATCGCCGAGCTTAGCCCCTCCTACCGGCCATGGTTTTCATCGCTGTTTGAGCTTCCTTCCGAAACCGAAAGCATGTTGTTCGCGCTGCAGGCAGCTATTGGAGCCGGCTTTATCGGTTATGTGATTGGATGGTTTAAAGGCAAATCCAAAGCCCAATGATCAAGATAATTGACACACTTTCATACAAGAATAAGCTAAGAAATGTGTCTCCCTTGTGGAAGTGTACATTCGCAGCTTTGTTGTTTATCCTCTCCTACCTATCGCATCCTTTCGTACAATTCGCCATTATGAGCTGGATGTGTATATGGACGGTCATATACGCCCGTATCCCTGTCAAATATTATTTCGTATTGATAGGTGTACCATGTTTGTTTTATGCGGCTAGTCTGCCGGCCATCATCCTCGAGATTGAGCCGCTCGGTGAAGCTCTTCCCATGGCTTCGAAGTCGATTCTATTCGTCATTGCCCATTGGGCGGTCAGTGTCACCGAAACTGGAATTTGGAAGGCGGGCCATCTTTTCGCTCGTGTTGCGGCTTGTTTATCCTGTCTCACTTTCGTAACGCTTACGATCCCGACTACGGAGCTGTTTCAAGTTTTGAAAAAGCTGCGCATGCCCTCTTTAGTCCTGGAATTGATGCTGATCATGTACCGGTTCCTCTTTTTGCTTCTGGATACCGCCTCTACCATGTACAAAGCTCAATTAACGCGCGGAGGGCATGCAAACTTTCGAAGCAAGCTTACTGACATGTCCGTCTTGATCGTAAGACTGTTCGATAAAACGATGCACCGTTACAAGGGACTATCATACGGACTCACCGCAAGGGGATTTACGGAGGAAATTCAGATGGCACCGTATGCCGCGAAGCCGATGCCGCCCCGCTATAACTGGGAAGGCCGCATAGGTATCGTGATCCTGGTGCTTATTGAAATATGGTTCCGATGGAGGGAAACGGTATGAAATCGATTCTGGAAGCGCGTAGCGTAAGCTTTAGCTATCCGGGCAGTGAACATGAAGCTCTCTGCGGCCTGACCATGTGCATACCGGCTGGAAAGAAGATCGCCATTTGCGGACACAACGGCTGCGGAAAATCCACCTTTTTCCTCCACGCTGTCGGCATTCACAGACCTGTCAGCGGGGAGCTATTGTGGAACGGCTCCCCTATCGTTTATCATCCCGCAGGTCTGAAACAGCTCAGACAACAAATCGGATTGGTATTTCAGGACCCTGAACACCAGCTCATTTTGAATACGCCTTTTGAAGATGTTTCGTACGGTCTCCGCAATGCCGGAATGCCGGAACAAGAAATAAGCGTACGTACGCAAAATATGCTTGCAAGCATGAACCTCGGGCATTTGGCGGGCACGCCTATCCATCACTTAAGTCTGGGTCAAAAAAAGCGTGTCGCCCTCGCAGGAGTTCTGGCTCTGGAACCTGAGCTTCTCTTGCTGGACGAGCCCACAGCTTACCTGGATCGTGTTTCCGAGCATAAATTGGTGGAAGAATTGAACCGCATTCATGCAAATGGCATTACAATCGTGATGGCTACGCATGATATGAATTTGGCCTATTCGTGGGCTGATTGGGTCTTCGTCATGGATCAAGGGAAATGTTTGGCGGAAGGACCTCCGTCTGAGGTGTTTGCCAGGGAGGAACAGATTCTTTCTCTCGGTATGGAGCTTCCCTTACTGCTTGAATTATGGAAGGCTCTGCCCAAAACAGTACGTATGGAGGCATTGCCTCCGCGAAGCTTAGCCGAGTTTAAGCTGCTCATGGAAAAAATGCAATAAGACTCAACATAAATTCTGCGTCATCAATCAAATCACTGTACAGTACAAAACGGAGCGTCGACGGATTTATTTCTTCCGTTAAACGCTCCGTTTTTTTATCTGCGAACCTCTTGTTTATTGCAATTTGAATGCGGCTATGGCTCTGTTCAAATCCAAGGCCAGCTGAGCGAGCGATTGGGACGTCGACCCCGTTTCCTCGCTGAAGGCTGCCGCTTCCGGCCAGTTGGCCGATAACTCTTCAAGCGGACAATGTACACCAATGTAGAATGTTTTTATGTTACACTAAGTATGATCAACACGGCCAGAAGAAAGACTCGGACCAAGGAGACACCCTTCCAAATGAAGAAATGGTACACCATCGGCATGTATATCGTGCTCCTACTCATTGTCTATATATTCAAGGATGAAATTTTGCATTGGATGCAGTATGGGGATGCGCCCGTTCTGCTTATTTTTGCGGCTGCTCTCGGTTTTATTATCGTACCGGTCATTCCTTACAAAATAGTTATCGGCATGCTCGGGTTTATGTACGGTCCTTTGCTGGGCGCTTTGATCAGTTGGACCGCTGCTTCTGTCGCGTCTGTCATTGTTTTTTGGCTGGCACGTTACTTGTTTCAAAAGCAAGGCCGTGCTTACTTGTCCAAGTACGAGAAGCTGGAAAAGCTCCAAGCCGCTATTGAAAAAAATCCGTTCCTGACTATTTTATTGGCTCGATTGATCCCGGTTATCCCTCAGGCTGTCGTTAATGTCATTCCTGCCATTACTTCCATTCCGGTCGTTACATTCGCCGTCGCGTCCGCACTGGGCAAAATTCCTGCCATGCTCCTGTTTGCGTTCATCGGCAGCAATCTGTTTGCCGGCACCAGCAAGCTCGTTTTGTCCGTCGGCGTGTATGTTCTTTTTTTGGCGTCCGTCTACGTCGTCTACCGCGTCTGGCTCAAGAAGCGGCTGCTTTAGCAGCTTTGCTTCGGGCCAATTTTTGGTGTTGAACTGTCGTAACCCGGCAGTGTCCGTCGGGAATGATATAAAGTTCTTGTCAGTTGTTAATTTGCTCCAAGAAAAACGACAAAAAAAAGACCCGGAGCCATGCACCAAGTCTTTCTCCCCACGAATTTTACGCCAAATTGATATCCCTGATTTTTTTCAAATCTATCTTCGGCTGCCGGTATTCCGTGAGCAAACCGTTAATTTCCTGCTGCACATCGGTCGTCTGCGTGTAGCAGTAACCGCAAACATAAGGCACGTCTTTGATCGCTTGCGTAATTTCTCGATACCGCCGCAAAAATTCTTCCTCCGACTGCACCATACTGCCGTAACCCCAGCCTTTTCCGCCCTTGAAGGCAATACCCCCGTACTCACTGATGATAATCGGCTGTCCCTTGTATTCATACCCCCCGGCAAAAGCCAGTCTATGCTTGCTGAAGGAGCGCTCGTTACGTACGATCGGCTCCTTGTCCCGGTAACGGGAAGCGAACTTCTCTCCAAACTCCTCGTAATCGTGTAGAGTAAGAATGTCCGAAACCGTGTGCTCCCATCCGTCGTTCACGACGACCGGCCTTGTCGCATCGAGCGACTTCGTCAAATGATAAATCGCCTCCGTAAATGCCTGCTGTTTACGGTCCGTAAATACTTGAGGAATTCCCCACGACTCATTGAAAGGGACCCACGTGATTATGCACGGATGATTGTAGTGCTGGCGGACGATATCCGCCCATTCCTGTGTAAAGCTGCGCACCGCTTCATCGGAATACTCATAGGTAGCCGCCATCTCTGACCAGACGAGCAGTCCTTTCCGATCGCACCAATACAGAAATCTCGGGTCTTCGATTTTCTGATGCTTCCTCACGCCATTGAAGCCCATCTCGAGGGTCTTGTCGATGTCCTCGATGATCGCTTCTTCGGACGGAGGCGTCAGAAGGCTTTCAGGCCAATAACCTTGATCAAGCAGCAATCGCTGATACAACGGCCGGTTGTTCAAATAGATGAACCCGTTCTCGATCGATATTTTCCGCATGCCGAAATACGAGGTAACCCGATCGACCGGCTTGTCGCCGTCGTACAAAACAAACTCCACGTCATACAGGTTCGGCTGACCCGGCTGCCACAGCATGACCCTCCACTCGTGAATGTCGCTTGTTATGTCGAGGCTCAAGCTGATCGTTTCTCGGTCGGCGACGGCGGATACATGCTTCACGGGCTTCCCCTGGAACGAAATAGCGGTTTCGACGCGAAGACGAGGTCCTGCCGAACCGTTAATTCGATATTGGAAGTGGACCGAGAGGGTATCGATGTCCGGCGTTATTTTCACATCCCTAATGCTCGTGTCGTTAACGAATTCCAGCCATGCGGTCTGCCAAATGCCTGTCGTTTGAGTATACCAGCAGCCGTAGTTTTCATCCCTCCATCGTTGCTTGCCCCTCGGCTGGAAGCAGCTCAGGCTGTCTTCGATTTTTACCACGATCGTCTGTTCGTTCGCATAATCACCCAGCGCCTGCGTAATGTCGAACGAAAAGGCGGCATACCCTCCTTCATGCAGGCCGATAAACCTGCCGTTAACCCATACTTTAGTCCGGTAATCCGCCGCCTGGAAATGGAGGACCGTTCTCTTGTCCTTATACCTCTCAGAAAGCGTTACTTTCTTCTGATACCATATGTTGCTATGATGCGCCTCTTCCCCGATACCGCTTGCTTTGCTCTCATAGCTGAAAGGAACGATAATCGTACGATCCATCGCAGCCCCGTTAAACCATTGCTGTTGCTCGCCCAGGTTGCCGTCGTCAAAACGGAAATCCCACTCCCCGTTCAAATTCATCCAATCCGCTCGGACAAACTGCGGTCTCGGGTATTCCTGCCGTACAGCCTTGTTCTCTTTACTCATGTCAATAACGCCTCCTCTTATCCTTTAATTCCGCTGAAGCTGATCCCTTTGACAATTTGTTTCTCAAACAGCAAGAACGCAATGATGACGGGGATGGAAGCGATAGCGTTAACCGTCATGGGGGTTACATAATCCACTGTATAATTCGATAGCAGCGTAGGAATACCGACTGGCAGCGTATATAGCTCCTCGCTTGTGATGGATAAATAAGGCCACAGGAAATTGTTCCACGAACCGATGAAGGTGAAGATGGCAATGGAAGACAGCGCCGGCTTGGCCAGAGGAAGGGCGATATGACTGTAAATTTTGAAGGATCCGCCCCCGTCCATTTTTGCGCTTTCCACAAGCTCCTTGGGGACGCCGTCGAAGAAGCTTTTTAGAATAATAACCCCGAGCGGCGCAGCGATTCCCGGTAAAATAATGCCAAGGTAGCTGTCCAGCAAGTCCATTTCTTTCACCACGGCATATAACGGAATGATCGTCGCTTCTCCGGGGATCATCAAGCCGGCGATAAAAAACAGAAAGATTGCATGTTTGTAACGAAAATCCAATTTCGAGATCGCGAAAGCGGCCAAAGAAGTGAATAGAACGGTCAGTACCGTTTTGATAAGCGCGATAAACAAGCTATTGCCCATCCACCGGAGTATCGGCGTTTTGGCAAGCACGTTGGCGTAATTGTCGAAGGTATAAGGAGGAAGAAACCAATCTATTAATGTTTTGATCGGCGTACCCTCCGTCTTAACGGAGACGAACAGCATCCAAATCACCGGGATTAGAAAGCATACGGCAAGGCTCAAGGCAACCACTAGCAATATTCGCTGCAGCAAAGAGACCGATTTCACCTAAACCTCCTCCTTTGGCCTTAGCTTGAGTTGGATAAAGGAGAGCACGAGCAATATGACAAACAACGCGTAAGACATCGTAGCTGCATAGCCCAAATCGTTATTTTTAAAGCCGGTTTCATATATGTATTGGATGATAGGCCTTGTTTTCGTCCCGGGCCCCCCTCTGGTAATAAGCCAAATTTGCGAGAACACCTTGTAGGAGGCAATGATTTGCAGAAGTAAAATGACCCGGGTGATCGGCGCAAGGAGAGGCAGCGTCACATTCCAGAACAACTGACCGTCCGTCGCTCCGTCAATTGTTCCCGCCTCGTACAAATAATCCGGGATTTCCTGCAAGGAAGCCAGGTACAGAATCATATTGAAGCCGACCGTCCACCATAACGTTACGCCTATAATGGATACCCACGCGAGATTTCTGTCTGCCAGCCAAAACGGCTCCGCCTTACTCCCCATCAGATGAAGCAGAGAATTCACAAAACCCGTGTAAGGCTGCAGCATAAAGATGGCCAAGAAAGAGATAACGGAGACCGATAAAATGCTAGGCAAAAAGAAGCTGCTGCGGAGAAATGTCCGGAACCTCGTTCTCATGTTGGCGAAAAGCGCCAAAACTAAAGCCAGTACAACCATCCCTGGAGTCGATAACAACACGAACAGGGTAGTGTTCCATAATGCCTCCCAAAACTGCCGGTCTTTGAACATAGCCGAATAGTTGGCAAATCCTATATAATCCATCTGTCTAATCAGCGTCCATTGATAGAGGCTCATCTGCAAGCCTTTCAACATAGGATAGACCGTAAACCATGCATAGACGACAAAAAAAGGAAGAAGAAACGGAACAGCCTTTACATCCCCTATCAGTTTCTTGCTCTTCATTGCGCACCTCTCTCACAAGATCCAAAAGAAGCCCGAAGGAAGCCTTCGAGCTTCCGGACGTAAGATTTCGTCAGTCGATTACTTAATGACCACCTTCATTTCCTCCAGCATTTTCTTAAAGGCGTCTTCAGTCGGAACGCTGTTATTCCAGATCGTATCCAAGTTGCGGATGATAACGGTTTTGAGCGCCCAGTTATAGGCCGACGGTTTGTTGAAAGCAACGGTATCTGCCACGGAAACATAATCACTTCGATAAGGCAGCTTCTTGAACTCCGCATCGTCGACGATTTTGGCTTTCGCCGGGATATGTCCGGCCTTAGCCCATACATGACCGTGATCGGCAATATAGTTCATAAAGGCGAGTGCCGCTTTTTGTCTATTTTGATCCGGTTTCTTCTGAATCGGGAGGATCAGCGTATGGGAATCTCCCCACGTAGCCTGCTTGTCGAAAAATTTAGGGATCGGCATGACGCCGAATTCCAGTCCATTCGTCTGCTCCATCGTGCCGGTGTTCCATACTCCCGACATGAAAAATCCCGCATTGCCCGCCTGGAACGATTTAGTGAAATTTT
The window above is part of the Paenibacillus hamazuiensis genome. Proteins encoded here:
- a CDS encoding energy-coupling factor ABC transporter permease, which produces MKVQKTASTLLLILGFTLYFAVNEPQSAYAMHIMEGFLPLGWAIFWWVLFLPFFILGLRALIRITKETPELKIMLGLAGAFTFVLSALKIPSVTGSSSHPTGTGLGAVMFGALPMSVLGSIVLLFQALLLAHGGLTTLGANAFSMAVIGPIIGYTVYKGMMKSTGKQKLAIFTAAASADLSTYVVTSIQMALAFPAESGGILVSFVKFGGIFALTQIPLAISEGILTVLIWNWLQTYSSEELSVLQRKMKGANQS
- a CDS encoding energy-coupling factor ABC transporter ATP-binding protein; amino-acid sequence: MKSILEARSVSFSYPGSEHEALCGLTMCIPAGKKIAICGHNGCGKSTFFLHAVGIHRPVSGELLWNGSPIVYHPAGLKQLRQQIGLVFQDPEHQLILNTPFEDVSYGLRNAGMPEQEISVRTQNMLASMNLGHLAGTPIHHLSLGQKKRVALAGVLALEPELLLLDEPTAYLDRVSEHKLVEELNRIHANGITIVMATHDMNLAYSWADWVFVMDQGKCLAEGPPSEVFAREEQILSLGMELPLLLELWKALPKTVRMEALPPRSLAEFKLLMEKMQ
- a CDS encoding carbohydrate ABC transporter permease — translated: MKSKKLIGDVKAVPFLLPFFVVYAWFTVYPMLKGLQMSLYQWTLIRQMDYIGFANYSAMFKDRQFWEALWNTTLFVLLSTPGMVVLALVLALFANMRTRFRTFLRSSFFLPSILSVSVISFLAIFMLQPYTGFVNSLLHLMGSKAEPFWLADRNLAWVSIIGVTLWWTVGFNMILYLASLQEIPDYLYEAGTIDGATDGQLFWNVTLPLLAPITRVILLLQIIASYKVFSQIWLITRGGPGTKTRPIIQYIYETGFKNNDLGYAATMSYALFVILLVLSFIQLKLRPKEEV
- a CDS encoding carbohydrate ABC transporter permease → MKSVSLLQRILLVVALSLAVCFLIPVIWMLFVSVKTEGTPIKTLIDWFLPPYTFDNYANVLAKTPILRWMGNSLFIALIKTVLTVLFTSLAAFAISKLDFRYKHAIFLFFIAGLMIPGEATIIPLYAVVKEMDLLDSYLGIILPGIAAPLGVIILKSFFDGVPKELVESAKMDGGGSFKIYSHIALPLAKPALSSIAIFTFIGSWNNFLWPYLSITSEELYTLPVGIPTLLSNYTVDYVTPMTVNAIASIPVIIAFLLFEKQIVKGISFSGIKG
- a CDS encoding TVP38/TMEM64 family protein, producing MKKWYTIGMYIVLLLIVYIFKDEILHWMQYGDAPVLLIFAAALGFIIVPVIPYKIVIGMLGFMYGPLLGALISWTAASVASVIVFWLARYLFQKQGRAYLSKYEKLEKLQAAIEKNPFLTILLARLIPVIPQAVVNVIPAITSIPVVTFAVASALGKIPAMLLFAFIGSNLFAGTSKLVLSVGVYVLFLASVYVVYRVWLKKRLL
- a CDS encoding energy-coupling factor ABC transporter substrate-binding protein; protein product: MTNRSKNILMLLAVILLAVLPLLFVNGDFGGADDAAEQAIAELSPSYRPWFSSLFELPSETESMLFALQAAIGAGFIGYVIGWFKGKSKAQ
- the cbiQ gene encoding cobalt ECF transporter T component CbiQ, whose product is MIKIIDTLSYKNKLRNVSPLWKCTFAALLFILSYLSHPFVQFAIMSWMCIWTVIYARIPVKYYFVLIGVPCLFYAASLPAIILEIEPLGEALPMASKSILFVIAHWAVSVTETGIWKAGHLFARVAACLSCLTFVTLTIPTTELFQVLKKLRMPSLVLELMLIMYRFLFLLLDTASTMYKAQLTRGGHANFRSKLTDMSVLIVRLFDKTMHRYKGLSYGLTARGFTEEIQMAPYAAKPMPPRYNWEGRIGIVILVLIEIWFRWRETV
- a CDS encoding glycoside hydrolase family 2 protein; translated protein: MSKENKAVRQEYPRPQFVRADWMNLNGEWDFRFDDGNLGEQQQWFNGAAMDRTIIVPFSYESKASGIGEEAHHSNIWYQKKVTLSERYKDKRTVLHFQAADYRTKVWVNGRFIGLHEGGYAAFSFDITQALGDYANEQTIVVKIEDSLSCFQPRGKQRWRDENYGCWYTQTTGIWQTAWLEFVNDTSIRDVKITPDIDTLSVHFQYRINGSAGPRLRVETAISFQGKPVKHVSAVADRETISLSLDITSDIHEWRVMLWQPGQPNLYDVEFVLYDGDKPVDRVTSYFGMRKISIENGFIYLNNRPLYQRLLLDQGYWPESLLTPPSEEAIIEDIDKTLEMGFNGVRKHQKIEDPRFLYWCDRKGLLVWSEMAATYEYSDEAVRSFTQEWADIVRQHYNHPCIITWVPFNESWGIPQVFTDRKQQAFTEAIYHLTKSLDATRPVVVNDGWEHTVSDILTLHDYEEFGEKFASRYRDKEPIVRNERSFSKHRLAFAGGYEYKGQPIIISEYGGIAFKGGKGWGYGSMVQSEEEFLRRYREITQAIKDVPYVCGYCYTQTTDVQQEINGLLTEYRQPKIDLKKIRDINLA